The following coding sequences lie in one Lolium perenne isolate Kyuss_39 chromosome 2, Kyuss_2.0, whole genome shotgun sequence genomic window:
- the LOC139835506 gene encoding uncharacterized protein translates to MESSEESLLHPLVDDLPCPVIQYADDTLLILRAKRSQVCRLKKILDLFSQATGLHINFHKSTFVPVGGVPDDLATDLASILGCPVSSFPQTYLGLPLSDHKLPASALEFLSVKISKRITGWCTSLLPIGGRLTLTNAVLSALPSFEMSVLPIPRGTLAKMDKPRRAMFWKEKEKCSGGDCQVAWDYVCRLRSEGVLGVTDLGLQNT, encoded by the coding sequence ATGGAAAGCTCCGAAGAGTCCCTGCTGCACCCTCTGGTGGACGACCTCCCATGCCCCGTTATCCAATACGCAGACGACACCCTGCTGATCCTGCGGGCCAAGCGCTCACAGGTCTGCCGCCTCAAAAAGATCCTCGACCTCTTCTCCCAAGCAACTGGCCTCCACATCAACTTCCACAAGAGCACCTTCGTCCCTGTTGGTGGGGTCCCGGACGACCTTGCCACCGATCTTGCCAGCATTTTGGGCTGCCCCGTCTCGTCCTTCCCCCAAACTTACTTGGGGCTACCCCTGTCGGACCACAAACTCCCCGCGTCGGCGCTGGAATTCCTGTCAGTCAAGATCTCCAAGCGCATCACTGGATGGTGTACGTCCCTACTCCCCATTGGCGGGCGTCTCACGCTCACTAATGCGGTCTTGTCCGCCCTACCGTCATTCGAAATGTCCGTCCTACCTATCCCAAGAGGGACCCTCGCGAAGATGGACAAGCCGCGGCGGGCGATGTTCTGGAAGGAAAAGGAGAAATGCTCTGGGGGCGACTGCCAGGTTGCCTGGGACTATGTCTGCCGGCTACGGTCCGAAGGTGTCCTCGGCGTAACGGATCTTGGCCTTCAGAACACATGA